ACCTCTACCCACTGCTTGGtgtcttttctttgttggaagcttTTTCTACCACCTGTTCTGAGAGTTGTTCACCTTCCTTTTCCTTACCCTTGTCAACTTGTGCTTGTTCAATTACAACCTCGGTGAGCTCTGCTGACTCATCTGCCTCTAATGTAACTGGAGTAGTTGGCATAGTCTCTCTCCTAGATTGAGAAACTGCTTGCTCTCTGTCTAAATCTCTTCCATTCCTGAGACTCACTGCCATTAGCTGATTTGGGTTTTGTTCCTTTGGGTTAATATTTGTATCTGCAGGCAATGTTCCTTGTGGGCGATTGTTCAAGGCCATAGACAGTTGTCCCAAttgagtttcaatgcctttgattgccgaatcatgtgctgctaacttttcttgcatcttaccatttgtcccaatgagttgttgcagcatgCCCCTGATTTCTATCATGTTGTTGTCCTATTGTTTATGAGGTGGTTGGTAGGCCAACTGTTGCTGGTGCTGCTGATTATAGCCCTgttgcctttgataaggcacgACTTGGCCTTGTGGTCGTGCGCTTCCTGGATTGGGGTTGTGTTGTGGCTGGTTTGGTCTGTACTGCTGGTTTGGTGTTGGTCCCCATTGTTGCCCACCTTGCCTCTGACCTCCAAAATTGTTGacataattcatgtcttctctgaagccctggttgttattctctccactccacgagcacaCATATGACTGGTTTATGCAAGGAGTGCACAAGCCTCCATTTGTTGTATCAACAATGTGCACTTGCtttgtacccatctcatcaattttctttgtcagtAAGCTCATCTGGGTCATGAGAGTGGTTATGTTCTCTGCATTGGaattgtttgggtcaagagcaacagAATGCACTATTGGTGTAAGTGTCGTACCTCTAGTCACCCAAcctgaattttgagccatcttgtcGAGAAGAATCTTGCACTCTGTGAACGTTTTGCTAAAAAATGCACCCCCAACTGAAGCATCTACATTGGCCTTCAAACTGTCTTCCaaacccatgtagaatctctgtcCCAGCATCTGATTtggaatgccatggtgtggacacttcactagcatacccttaaacctctcccaggtTTCTTGCAAGGTCCTAGTCGGTTTCTGCCTGAACTGCAATATCACATCAATTTGCCTTGTAGTCTTGTTGGGAGTATAAAACTTGTTTAAGaattgcttgactaattcttCCCAACTAGCAATGGAGTCTATTGGGAGCgaattcagccaagtttgagcctctccAGTCACTGAGAATGGGAACAGTAATAGGTTAATTGCTTCCGGAGTCACACTCGGTTGTATTTGAGTCACACAAATTGATAGGAAGTTCTTCAAATGTTGTTGTGGGTCTTCGATGTATGCCCCGGAGAACAGTCCCTTATTCTGCAACAGGTGCAGCATGTTGTTGGTAATCTGGAATGCCTCCGCTTGTATCTGAGGAACAGCAATGGCGATGGCCAGGTTATCAGCagttggttgtgcccaatcataaatAGCAGCTTCCGAcacaagaggtgccaccactCCATTGTTTGGGTTAACACGATCATTCCGATTGTTTCCGTTGACGTCGTCCACGTTGTCCATTTCACTTTCATGTTGGTCTTTTTGTTTTAactgtttgttcttcttgttggccCAATTCAATGCCCTGAATGCTTTCTCGGGGTCTGAGAGTCCTTCAAAAAGTTCACCAGTCCTCAAAGAGTTTCTAGGCATACACCTGAGTCACAGAAGATttcaaacgtgagaatttcaatggaaaAATTTTAACACCATAGGAAATTGatctaaactaagaatcctagcaattcttctaagttgtaataaataacaccgttggttccccgacaacggcgctaaaatttgatcacgcccaactatgccttgtaaaaaggactaagcggtcgctgcaaatataatctggttcaagtccggagtcgaatcccacagggaactaacatatttactacaacttttaacaatgctaatgataagctcagacaatttTCGAATGCAAGATTTTTAATAGAGCATAAGTGAAATTTATTTATCTAATgaaaaatgacaacaaaattagcaataatcaagaataaggttgaattcaaagactaaaaggatctagggctattgattttccCAATTACCGGACTAATTCCTaacacgttagctataatctcgccgtaatactctatgaggattatgagttccgggctaccgtaattatctctcgatcaattacgataatttactagtagcattctctcgaactactctagttaataatttatgcaactcagaattatcccaccaaagcttcgttatctctaaccccgcttttaaattcaagtaactaatctcttaacttacccgaGAGTGgtattgttcaacaacaatctaacctagtgttctttctcaagcaacacaaggtaactagacacgattaatcaagagccctttcaattaatcacaacacaacacatagttgaacaatcatagaataagaacggctcaattatatcgaaacatagtcaaaacttcatccaacaattgattccatcaaccctagatgatgggtttagctactcatactaatagATAAAAATTCATTATaacaattcataatcaacaatggaagtaagaagaagatgatgaaaacTCTTAGAAAATTCTCCGTCTTCTCTCTcttgttcttgcctccaaaatctcctaaaaacaaCTCTCCTTCTCTTCTGGGCgaattaggcttcatataggtttaggttagtcggCTTGAAAATTATATAATTGCTCCTGAGTTGTTGGCCTCCGTCCGCCCGTCCGTGGCCGCGGATTCGAGTGCGGATCCGGCCGCGGATTTCAGCCAGTGTTCTGCCTTTAGTGCGTGGTCCAATTCGCGGTCAACTCCGCGGTCGCGCACCTGGAGAGGACCTCCTCGCTTGCTattctcgctccttttcgaccgggctaaccttcgattggccttCCACACTTCATATTGACTCTAAAACACTCTTTAGCTTCCTCCTAGCTCAGAGTGGCTCCTGCAAAGTATAAAATTCTCAATTaaagcattttgttatcttttagcattcaaatatcaataaaattcGTCTAAATTATAGTAtaaatagtgtctaaattgcataaatatagcctactatcaagcATCGTGTGGCTCAGGGTGTTCACCCGGCTAATCATTTCTAATATCATCCACGGGTGCCTCAATGCCCCTTGTGAAACTGCAGGAACCGCGCCCAAGCTCAAACCTAATATAgattgtggacgtaaaatttaaggtatttttttactatgtatattataatcatgaaaagaattgactatgttttcacctgcagcagcGGTAAAAATCCGAAAACGTCTCTCTGGGTGCCCATGCATGCTCGGTACATCTGCCTATACAGGTAACCTAGAATAGCTGCACCTCAGCTGCAACCAGATAAATCATCTAGTCGCTCCAGATGATGttgaaatctcaagctgactaggcttcccgaagtgttcgggaacagtaTACCCCCAAACATCAGCAGCAGCAACAGTCTCGTGTGTCGGTCGATATCCTCTGGCGGTGAATCATTTGTAATCTCCGCGTCCATCGCCACCAGATGCTGCCGAACGGGCGTTAGCTTCAATCGACTGGCCTCATTCAATGCAGTCGACTCCACTGGCTGGAAACTGGTGAGCCGCTGCAACATATGAAGGTAATCCACTCCCCTATAGTTTCTAAGAGCTTGCAGGTAAGCTACGGGTATACCATCAACAGGCAGCTCGAAAAGAACCTCTACATCCTCAAGCGTGATGGTAGCCTCACCGATGGGTAGATGAAACGTGTGCGTCTCCgatcgccaccgctctatcatagtCATGATCAACGCCCAGTCGAATTGCAACCGACCGATCTCTATGATCTTGTAGAAATCCATATCCTGAAGGCGTCTAACTATACGAGGATGCAGTGGGTGATTCCTAATGaactcccacatatcgtctacACATCTGGGGTGGAATGTCTGGGACAGACAATGCACATCCCAGATGTGTGAAGACACACATCCCAGATGTGTGAAGACCTATGGTTGCCCTGTAGCAACAttagctctcgagatgcaggtacAGGATGCACAGGGGGAACCTCCATGATGATGTCTGTAAattgaataatattaattaaagtattttttctatttaattgtttaacatctttaaatatattgcaatatctttaatattaatatttaatcgatattttttcaatattattacttaggttaatatattttctatattattattttatatgttagtttattacattattttatatgtttgtttattattttatatatttatttcttactcggctatttttgggtataatagaattaaataattaattttcataactatacatgatataattaataagtattcatataaaaatacttagtttgataaattttctatattgttgtttttatgttattttcttacatttgttgaCTAAACTTCGAGAGGGTTTGTGTTTAAACTATCATCTttttttttcagatatttttggggttaaaaaataaataaatggttaattttaataactacaaagataatttagtaattattcataaaacaaatacttaggttgataaattttctatattaatatttcatatgtTAGTTTCCAACATTTTTCTACTAAAGTAACACTACTCTAAATGGACATGAACAAAGTCAACTACCATAAGctaaaatttattatcagttttactatgctaaagggcactacattacaattAAGGACACTAAACaacaataaagtcacatattaatatacgtacaacaataaaatcacatataacattaattattcataaaataataatttatcttttttactaattttttagcacataaataatctaatccggataaaaaataacaaattaattaaatcacaaaacGATCACAAAAAACATAGACCACAGTAAAAAAAAATAACTACTAAGCATTTTATATACATGAATTTTACCAAAaagtaagtcggaatacctcgatttaaaaatttttgaaatatgaaaatttgatgatttgggggCCGAAACGAGCAATAAATAAGATCCACTACACGACAACGCCTTAGATCCGGTGTTAACTTGCTACAATACGGAGAATATACACTTTTTATGGGACGGGTGGGCTCCAATGAATTTTTTTGCTtaaaaaatgggggggggggggggggcactgGTTTGGGTTTCTGCTGATTTCTGATCGGGGAAGGAGATGGCCCGCTTTTTTAAGTAGGTATATCGCATATATTTATAGCGCCTCCTATATATACGCTATACCTCCCGccaattttgagttcaaatatagcgcggtgaacgctatatataaaatggtagTCAATTTTGTTTTCCACCTATTTTTGtcgtttgagtccaaaagaatcacACTTTGGTTCCGGACGGACTCATGTTTAGCATGTATTATGTCATCATTTTAATATGAGAATAATGTCAACTCATAACACTTTTCCTGCAAAGTTTAAAGCTCGGTTTTAATTTACAATAATAGATTAATTTAGTCCTCAATTTAAAGGATTGCTTGAATTGACAATCAAGCAGTGAAAAATATACTAACAAATTTGGAAATTGGAACATAGGGAGCATGGATAGGTAATTTAAGGTGAGCAGAAACTTTTCGTCAATGAATAATAGGTAGATGGCAAAATTCCTTCATATCAGAATTTTAGTTGCTAAAAATCAAGCCTTCGACCAGACATCACATGTTGATTCTTCAATGCACCTAATATTGTCCTCATAAAATAGGGGAAAGTTACCAAACAAAGACGAAATCAAAGGACATGCTCATATATTTGAAAAATGGAAATAGGCTACCGCCCATTACGATATGGACATTGAAACTTTATGTAAATAAAAATTACAGAAGCAAATTCCTCCACCAGATGCTGAGAAATTAAGGGGTAGTTTGGTTGCCGGTTAGAGTTATAcaggtattagttatacatatatTAGTTATGCAGGTACTAGTTATgtatgtattagttatgcaggaATAAGTAATGCGAGAATTAGTTATGTATGTATTAGTTATGCAAGGTtgagttatgttgggattagttatgTATGAATTAGTTATACGGTAGTTATATAAGGATTAGTAATATAAATGTAATGtgagtgttatttattattatcttactttattttattaaaattgttagtatagtttaaatatatattcttaaacaaaaaaatacaagtttgaataaagggtattcttgtcattttgtgttttaatacaaatattactaatacatgtataagttattccACCTTCTACCCTGCATAAATAATACATAGATTCTctcataacttatacatgtattagttatgcggaaaagaaaaacatgaaccaaatattgtatTAGCAATGCTACATTTATatgaaaaagaggaaaaaataatcaaatattGTATAACTTATGCTAGCTTCTACGTGGATAttatttttctcccattttttaACAAAATAATGTATAAAGTTATCTTAATTTTAATACATGGATAACTCATCTCTAACCGGCTACCAAACTACCCTAAAGGTATTTATATTCTACtgtagaaaaaagaaaaaaagagcatTTATAATGGGAAAAGAGAAGTGTATTAAAGCATGAATATGACATCGGAAAGGTGAACCTGGGGGTGAGAAATAAAGAGAGAGAATCGAGAATTTAATGAGGGAGGAGGAGCCAATGGGGCATTTAGAATCTGAGTAAGTCTTTCCCAGCTGGCAATTCTAAACGAAACACGAGGCACTTGTAACGGTTACAACTTTCCAGCTGTTTCCCATTCACATCATCACTTCCCTCATTCATATCTGCTCTGCCACACTTTACCTTTCTTCCCTATCCATAACTACTGTAcatctttttgtatttttattttaattatgtaagtCTTTGAGAAAGAAGAGAAAGGTTTAAAAAAAACTGAGATTGGCTGAATTAGGTTCTAAACGTTGTTCATACATGAATTGTTATCCAACTTATACTttgtaattaaaaaaaaacacACACATAAATTCTAGCATAATGTTAGCAATAGCGATAGTGCAACATTGTGTTTCTAGTGTACACGCTACATCAGTAAAGTAATATTGCAGAATTTGATACCGATAATTGTTCTTATTCCTCAAACCAGACAACCAAGAACTGATTTAAATTCCTAAAGACTGACTAAATCTTACGCCCGATAAATGCCTAATTACTGGGAAAAACTGTCGGTTTCACCTAAAGACTTTTTCGTACAACACCATACGATTTTTTACATTTTCCTTTTTAGTTTTCAGCTCCAGCTCAGTAATTTCCATTTACGTGCCCCCAAAAACTTGGCCTGGCAGTGAATATTCTGTTTTTGGTAcatcaaataaagtaaaatatttacaAGAGTAGTAGTGCACACGCGGTTAAGTTTGTTCGGTAAACAGCCAAATGACCAATTAACCAAAACAAACGCGTGGTAAATACTTTCCAAGTAAAAAAGGGTAAAATTGGCAGAGGACCGAGTTACGCACGTGGGAGAGCTCCGCCGACGGAGAATTCGCCATGAATAGAGCGCTCTATCGAGTGATATATGATGAGAATAATAAAGGAGAGAGAGAACCACAAAACAGCGGCTTAAAAATCGACGAGTTTCCGGTGCAGCCGATGTTTTGGATCCTGTCTATCAATGATCTCTTGCAAGTTCCTTATGCTTCGGATCGCTAAAACATCGCCTTCTAACACTCTCTGCAACTCGTCATCAATATTTGCTGATTCTGCATACACATAACAAATAAGCACTCACTAGAGCAAACAAAATACTGTGAAAACACATCGAAATCGAATTTCTGAGTGAAAGTGATAAATACTTGAGTATAATGGAAATGAATCTGAAATATAAATTGAAAAACCAATTTCCAAAACGGAGAAACAGAATCTGCATTATATATACCTATAGGCTTGGCGAAGCCTTCAATTCCATGAAATTGAGCTAAATCTGAAAAGAAGCACAAAAGTCAGCAAAATAGATTAAAAAGAAGTTTCACGAGTTCGTTTTTCTCTGAATCACAGAAGTATAATGTACCTTTATCAGAAGGATTATGCGAGGAGAGATAGAGGATGAGGAAGCAGAGGAAAGTGAGAAGAGGAATGAGGTGAATATACTTCTCAGCTCTGGACAATGACTTATTAAGAGACTTGATTGACTTGCGTACTTGTTCATCTTCTAAGAGTGAAGGAGAGGCGGCTTGGTCCTTCATCAACATTATCTTCTGAGAGTCCGCCGCCGCCGTGACGACGGCGGAGGAGTCGTCCCTGCCGCCGACGATGATGACTCCATGTGGGTGGAGTAACTTGGATCCCGGTGAGCCCAGAGATTGTCTATGCATGTTGAGATATAAACGGCGATTGAGAAAGAGTAAGCTTAGAGGAGTGTTTGGTGGCTGCTTTGCTAGCTGCTCTGAGGTTGTATTTAGTCTGGGGATTTATTAGCAAATAAATACCATTAAACTTGAGGATACACCTTGTgccaaatatatcaaataaattGTACtgcctccgtttcaatttagattagGTAGTTAGATTCGGCacgtaatttaaaaaaaaaaaaaaacttttaaaatttggggttttaaaagcttaaagaataaaagttttgtggggccatgatatttgtgtggttataaaagtttctcattaaggataaaatagataaaataaaaagtttaaagttgaattattttcaaatttaaaaatatataatttattttggaacagaatAAAAAGAAAAGTAGCTGATGTAATTTAAAAGATTGAGAGTACTAAACACCCGTAACTCTTACGACTCAGGTGCAAAAAAACCTCCTTGTTACAAAGACACTTTAATCCCTTATGTTTATAAAAATCCGACCCATATTTATTTTGGAATAGACCGACACATATTCATTTGTGTATATTTTTCATTATGCAAAGTACTAAATTTGTATGGCCAAATACATGTCCTTTAAATTTGGTTTCAGTTTCTATTTTGACACTTTAACTAAGGTCGGTATCTATTGAATACTTCAACTAATTTGAAAGTATACCTATTAAACACAAAGTATACAAAGTATGTCATGGCAAAAATAAGTGTTTCTAACTTTCTCAAAGCGAGTGAACTCATACCAAAAtcatatttttgtctttttttaaCTATTTGAAAACACATTTTTAAGCCGAAATGACCTCACCAACTCCACGACATAACACTGTGAACTACCGGTAGCGTGAACCCAAAACGCCATAACCATCAGCTTCAATTTCTCTGTCTTTCCTTACAAAAATCACAAACTATCTTCAATAATACAAAACACATACAACTGCACTACCAGCTTCACCAAAACTCGACAATCGTCTCACCTCACCTTCACCAAAAAAATCTCATACACAGAGAAAATCACCATTAACACAGAACAAAAACCTCTCAttcaaattcttcaatttcgTCAAACATAAACAGAGGAATCAAAGGTACACACAACGATTTAAACAATTCACATCATTCCCCTCAATAAAAATCATTGGAACTtgaatttttcttaaatttcgatcaaaaaataagattttaaatttttgttaaCAAAAAAACTTAAATCGTAAAAAAATTAAAACCcataaaggaaaagaaaaaagaaaaaaagagaggaaactCCAAGAAATTTGAGAAAAGCTTGGGATATCCATTTACGTTCTCAAAGGGAAAGAGAACCATAGATTTGGGGAAAACATCAGTATATTTGAGTGAGTCCTCTTATCTTTCTGCCTCGTCCAAGTATCAAATCAGCATCATTTTTGGTGAAGACAGTGTCGATGGTAGCTACGGTCGAAAGTGATTGAGTAGTTTTTATCTGTACATAAGTGAGGATTGCCTGACAATGAATGATGAAGGATGAGGAACCGGGAAGAGGAGGGCTGAGAGACGATGGAACTACTTAGGTGGGGGAGGGAATTTTATGTGaaaataaaatttctttttttcttaagaTTATTTGGACCCAAATGCGACGTGTCTTTGTCTCATTCGTCACTTTGCCACCTCATTCGCATGTGACTAACACACACTTATTTTTTTGACTGGCAGTAAGTGAGGTGTTTAATAGGTACACTTTCAAATAAGTTAGAATGTTCAATAGGTACCGGCCTTAATTAAAGTGTCAAAATGAaaactggagccaagtttaaggggtcGCACACGTATTTGACCAATTTGTATCGTTCATATAAAACTTTCATTTACAAAACTTTTTTTTTGAAAAGGGgattaaatatattttgaaacGGATTTGCCCACGAGCCAACCAGTCCAACCCCTTGAACAAACGAGTTAACTTAAGCAAGAcatttaaccccccccccccccaaaaaaaaatggCTAAAAAGTATCGGTCTTAAGTTGGCtaaaaaaattcaaatccaaCACTACTCAACTAGCAAATTGAGTTAGGCAAAACCCATGAGTCAAGTCAATATTCAGGTAATTTACATGAATGGCCTTATAACGAGCTGACTTTAAATATTGTCCTCAATTCTGAATGTATTTAAAAAATAACTTCTCGATTCCCCTAGTTCTTCAGGGATATTTTTACCGGATAGATAGAGTTTATGTTATATTTACTCTACCTATAGTATTAATTGTACACAAACTCTACTCAATTGGTGTAATTTTGTTCATGTTCAATCGTTCAACAAACTATCATATTGACATAATTTTGTGTTATCTGCAATCGATATATCCGTTAAATTATTCATCAAAGTCTACCTGATTGGTATAATTTTTATCTGttattcaacaaaatattctttgaaTTCGTAATTCTAATTTTGATCAAACCATACCAATTATGCTCTAGATGATCTCAAATTTGAAGCAAAGCCTCCAAATACTAACACAAACTATCTCCAATCACCAATTTAATCAAATAACACCAAATCAAGAAGATCCACTTTGTCTTCTTCAATACTTTCTAAGGACCAACTAtgaaattttttgttttttagtAAATCATCAAATTAGTGTTTAAACTAAAAGTTTAAGCATAAAGAATTAAACTGAATCAATTTTAACagtaattaattattaacttcgAATTTCGATCCTCAAACAAGGATTTTAAGCATCTAAAATTGAAGAATTATGATgttcctgatgatgatgatgaagaagaaggaggaggaggagaagaagaagagatgGAGAAGAAGGAGCTGAAGGAGCAAAAAGACGGAGTTCATTTATTAAATACTGTCAATTACAAGGACATTCAACTACGATCAGTCTCGTCAGGGGACACGCCATGTAATTTTCTACAATATTCACGACTCTACTTATGAACATTATTGTTTACAAATAAAAAAAGTTTCTTAACTTAATATTCAACGAAAAGCATGCTGTTAGTTAGGTATATATTGTTCTATGTTCTGATAAACGAAATTTTAGATCTTCATTTCTAAAACTAAATCTTTGACCAATCACAAGCAAATGCGCATTATTGGAATTAGGAAGTACCCAGAGACCTATATCAAGAACATACTTCTTTATACCAATGCCCCTTTTTTTTAGCCATGCGTTTTGagtttttttctaaaaaaaaaaaaaaaaaggagctcTAGTACATTATCTATAAAGAATTTGTTGCATACTTTACTAGCTTATATAATAGGGCGTAATAAGAAGAATTACTTTCTAGAAAGCTTCGAGTTCCTTTCAATCATTTTGTTTATAAAATTGCTCTTATAGTGTTAAGTAATTGACTGGGCTTTAAACGAAAATGACCCTTTTCTTGCTTAAGGTGGAAGCTAAGGCTATTTTCAAAATTGAAATCAGCAAGTAAACTTTGCTTTCTTCACTTTTAAAATAAACATAATTGACGTCGTCATCTTTTGGATTATGAATTGGTCACTAGTATTTGCCTTATTTGCTGAATTGTTTATTTTTCAGTCTGACATTCGTATTCAAACAGCCCATAAGCTCAATCAATAATGAAAATTAGCAACACTTTACAAAGAGAAACCATATAAAAGAATAGCCATTGGTTTCATTTTctaattttcatgtttacttTTGTACTATTAATTGTCAAtattgtttttgatgttatttgcgGTTAGGTACTTTTTAGAATTGGAAAATTGAAGATTTTAGTGTATGAATGAATGAACATTCATTGCAAATATATGCACCATCGTATATGTTGAGAAATATTTTATGATAAATATTAATTGATAACCCGGCAAAAAGCTAAAAAGAGACTCAATTACTATTATATGTTAAATTACACAGATAATGAAAAATTATTTGCACTATTAGGGGTCTTTTGTTTTGTAGGATAAAAGATAACATTCCAGGATAATATGCAAAATTATTTTATCCTGTGTTTaattgaattttttattttggtATGAATAATCCCAAAATTTTCTATATCACAATCGTGGTAATATATTTCTAACACTCACAACGAAGGATAACAATCTCGAAATTACTAATACTAGGATAAAATATCGTAAATGACAAAGATGTCATTCTCCAAATCTCTTCTTCCAAAGTTCTTTTAAAAATTCAAggttaaaactaaaaataaaagttatCCCAATTTATATAGTATAAAACACAAGCACCCCTTTTCCATTCATTTTGTCTAAGAAAAAAAATCTCGACAGCTCAAGGCTGACAGGTACAACCCGCGTGCTTGCCTTCCGGCTCAACATTCTTGAAAAACAATCGAATCGAGGGTTCGGAGAAGCTTTCTATTTGAACGGAATTCCACAATTGCAGAAGCGGCGACGGGCACGGGAGGAAGAAACCTAAGAGAAGACGCTCGTTTCTTAGGTCCTTTTTTTAGTGCAACACAGGAAAGCGTCCTCTTTTTGTCATCCATGCAGCTTTCCAGATTTTGTATTGAACGCATGGCGTAGCTAGGACCTTCCAAATTCTGTTTGAGCCTATGTTCAAGCTAAACCCACCCCTATTTTACTAAGACTGGCGGTGAACTGACCGTACCCCAAACCGACACAGGTGAACAAGTAAAGTATACTAGGGCGCTTGAGAGAACCATGTCGAAAGACTTAAGTCGACTCAAGTGGAAATAATCATACTGCTTTCATACCTTATCTCAGGTTACCCCTTAGTGCGGGTATAGGGCACTTCGTTATCAGTGATTCGTTTAGCCGAGATTTGCACAAAAATACAGTCCAACGCATTTGCATTTTATGTATCcatattttttcaattttcatCTCCACAGCTAATATATATTTTGGAACAATGTATATATATCTTTACAGTTTATACAATATTACATACTTATTATAAATAATATATCAACATTGTATAAAAGCATAACTAGTGTATAAAAGGTGTTTATATACAGTTTCATAATATTATATAAAACTATGTAATATTGtac
The DNA window shown above is from Nicotiana tomentosiformis chromosome 8, ASM39032v3, whole genome shotgun sequence and carries:
- the LOC104102295 gene encoding uncharacterized protein encodes the protein MHRQSLGSPGSKLLHPHGVIIVGGRDDSSAVVTAAADSQKIMLMKDQAASPSLLEDEQVRKSIKSLNKSLSRAEKYIHLIPLLTFLCFLILYLSSHNPSDKDLAQFHGIEGFAKPIESANIDDELQRVLEGDVLAIRSIRNLQEIIDRQDPKHRLHRKLVDF